Genomic DNA from Filimonas effusa:
CCCAAAACCAATACTATCCACCGGCATGATTAAATGCGTTCAATGCAAACAGGTGCATGCTATCACCAAAGCAGGCATAGTAAGAGGCCGTCAACGCTATCATTGCAAAGACTGCCACCTATACTTCACCATTCCCGAAGCAGCCAGTGCCACCGGCCCTGAAAAGCAGCAGTCTATGCCTACCATCCGTGATATTGCTGAGGCCCTCAACATTTCTAAATCTACCGTATCAAGGGCCCTTCAGGCACACAGCGATATCAATGCCCAAACGCGCCAGGCTGTGCTTGAGATGGCGCAAAAGCTCAACTACCACCCCAACTACATGGCCCAAAGCCTGGTGAACAAAAAGAGTAAAACCATCGGCATTCTTGTACCCGAGTTTGTTAACTATTACTTTCCCGCCCTCATCATCGCTGCTCAGGAAGTAGCTACCGAAGCAGGCTATAATGTCATCATCTGCCAGTCGCAGGAATCTGCCGGTACGGAAAAGGCCAATGTAGATGTATTGTTATCAGGACGCGTAGAGGGCGTGATAGCCTCCATGACCAAGGAAACAAAGCAGCATGATCACTTCCGTTCACTGGAGCAGCACAACATCCCTGTCGTTTTTTTTAATCGTATTTGTGAAGCCATGAACACCTCCCGGGTAACCGTTAACGATTATGAAGGAGCTTACAAAGGCGTGGAACACCTTATAAAAAATGGATATAAAAGAATAGCTTACATAGGCGGCCCTCCCAGCCTGCTGCTAAGCCAGAACCGGTTGAACGGCTACCTGGATGCATTAAAGAAATACCGTATTCCCGTACAGGAAAAATACATCGTATCCTACAACCTTACCGGGCACCATGCCAAACAATGCGCTCAAAAGCTGTTGAAGATGCGCGACAGGCCAGATGCTATTTTTTGCCTTAACGACATCAGTACAACCCAAACGCTTTTTGTAGCCAAATCGTTACAGATACAGGTACCGCAGCAACTGGGTATTGCCGGCTTCAGCAACAACCCCTTCTCCGCCCACGTAGAACCGACACTTACTACCATAGAACAGCCCATT
This window encodes:
- a CDS encoding LacI family DNA-binding transcriptional regulator gives rise to the protein MIKCVQCKQVHAITKAGIVRGRQRYHCKDCHLYFTIPEAASATGPEKQQSMPTIRDIAEALNISKSTVSRALQAHSDINAQTRQAVLEMAQKLNYHPNYMAQSLVNKKSKTIGILVPEFVNYYFPALIIAAQEVATEAGYNVIICQSQESAGTEKANVDVLLSGRVEGVIASMTKETKQHDHFRSLEQHNIPVVFFNRICEAMNTSRVTVNDYEGAYKGVEHLIKNGYKRIAYIGGPPSLLLSQNRLNGYLDALKKYRIPVQEKYIVSYNLTGHHAKQCAQKLLKMRDRPDAIFCLNDISTTQTLFVAKSLQIQVPQQLGIAGFSNNPFSAHVEPTLTTIEQPIQEMGRVAMKLLIDHISKGFGKYKPVHRILPTKLIVRQSSIR